The region TGCCGGGCGACCGGAGCTCCACCAGGAACTGCGAGAGCCCCTCGTGCTTCTTGTCCGGCACCACCTGGGTCCGGAACAGCGCGATGGCCCACTGGCAGAGGTGCGCGTTGGACGTCCAGACCTTAGTGCCGTTGACGAGATAGCCGCCGTCCACGCGCACCGCCCGGGTGCGGATCGAGGCCAGGTCGGAGCCCGAGTCGGGCTCGCTCATGCCGATGGCGAAGTGCAACTCCCCCCGGGTGATGGCCGGCAGGAACCGCTGGCGCTGCTCCTCGGTCCCGAACCGCAGCAGCAGCGGGCCGCTCTGGCGGTCGGCGATCCAGTGCGCGCTCACCGGGGCGCCGGCGGCCAGCATCTCCTCCAGCACCACGTAGCGCTCGAGGAACGTCCGCTCGTGGCCCCCGTAGCGCTTGGGCCAGGTCATCCCGATCCAGCCCCGGGCGCCGACCTTGAGACTGAACTCGGGATCGAAGCCGCCCCAGGAGCCGGCCCGCCCGACGGCCGGACGGCCGGCGAGGGTTTGGCGCAAGAACTCGCGGACCTCGGCCCGGAGGGCCCGGGTCTCCGGGGGCAGATCGCGGAGCTCGAAGTGGAAGACGGCCACGGTGCGACTCGATTAGCACGGCCGGGGGTCGGCCGCAACATGACGCATCGCTCGTTAAAAGGCCGTCATCCGCTCCGGCCTTCCGGAGAAAGCCTCCGGAAGGCCGGAGGAGTACCTCGCCGGGCCCCTCTCAGGGGAATGGGATCGGGATGGGCTGTTGGATCGTCTGGAAGACCACTCCGACGACCGTCACGACGATCGCTGCCAGCGAGCCGGTCAGCGACTTGATCATCGCATTCATCGCCGCCTCCTTCCCCGGCCGGTCCCGCGGGCCGGAGTCTCTTCAGCGATCGCAGTGGGCATCATTGATGCCAAAACATCGCGGAGCCGGCGCGAGGCCGGAACGTACCGGATTCGTTGGAATGTCGAGACGAGCCGGCTGTTGGCGAACGGGGGGGAGCGGGCAGCGTCCGGGCGGGTGGCCCGCCCGGGTTCAGGTATTTTGCCCGGACCCGACGCTCCCGGGCTGGTGGCGTCG is a window of Candidatus Methylomirabilota bacterium DNA encoding:
- a CDS encoding acyl-CoA dehydrogenase family protein, with the protein product MAVFHFELRDLPPETRALRAEVREFLRQTLAGRPAVGRAGSWGGFDPEFSLKVGARGWIGMTWPKRYGGHERTFLERYVVLEEMLAAGAPVSAHWIADRQSGPLLLRFGTEEQRQRFLPAITRGELHFAIGMSEPDSGSDLASIRTRAVRVDGGYLVNGTKVWTSNAHLCQWAIALFRTQVVPDKKHEGLSQFLVELRSPGITIRPIIDLAGSHHFNEVVFQDVFVPEDLRVGAEGDGWKQVTTELAFERSGPERYLSSIALLIELIRHVGKEPDERGLVVIGRLVAHLATLRQMSLSVAGMLEAGQNPNLEAALVKDVGTTFEQEIPEAVHALLDLEPTTTSGSDLQQVLGYLVQRAPSFSLRGGTREVLRGIIARGLGLR